A part of Escherichia marmotae genomic DNA contains:
- the pspB gene encoding envelope stress response membrane protein PspB, which produces MSALFLAIPLTIFVLFVLPIWLWLHYSNRSSRGELSQSEQQRLAQLADEAKRMRERIQALESILDAEHPNWRDR; this is translated from the coding sequence ATGAGCGCGCTATTTCTGGCTATTCCGTTAACCATTTTTGTGCTGTTTGTTTTGCCTATCTGGTTATGGCTGCATTACAGCAACCGCTCCAGCCGCGGTGAATTGTCGCAAAGTGAACAGCAGCGATTAGCGCAACTGGCAGATGAGGCAAAACGGATGCGTGAGCGTATTCAGGCGCTGGAGTCCATTCTTGATGCAGAACATCCGAACTGGAGGGATCGCTAA